A single genomic interval of Cydia splendana chromosome 10, ilCydSple1.2, whole genome shotgun sequence harbors:
- the LOC134794546 gene encoding uncharacterized protein LOC134794546 — protein MPQPDITNPDYIKFFIESCEKTARLRQKWNTLHQEKLQQAAVLTRPDKNLTDIEVIKQNMIGGLGLQTFTHSLDATTRDFITSGYNRRRTPIRDTKTIPGIESLRKEHSIPAVGLGDPKKDPRLGRPDTDLRPDPIMKPVDPAHTEILFKPKPFFGRLVYIKNREKIKPEDRCHNPFATRTMSAPIQISSDIRPDINIFCVFRYYFAEKSGWDYGWRLKDTPFGSVGAPRTAKVYRLFRDQMSRVGPQPDPYYYNPPVKTMMGPCDG, from the exons ATGCCGCAGCCAGACATCACGAATCCAGACTACATAAAGTTCTTTATAGAGTCCTGTGAGAAGACAGCGAGGCTCCGACAGAAATGGAATACTTTACACCAGGAGAAACTTCAGCAGGCTGCTGTTCTTACGAGGCCTGATAAAAACCTTACTGACATCGAAGTTATTAAGCAAAATATGATCGGCGGATTAGGTTTG CAAA CCTTTACTCACTCCCTAGATGCGACAACACGCGACTTCATAACGTCAGGGTACAATCGGCGCCGCACACCTATCCGCGACACAAAAACCATCCCCGGCATAGAATCTTTGAGGAAAGAACACTCGATACCGGCTGTAGGGCTCGGGGACCCGAAGAAAGATCCGAGACTCGGCCGGCCGGACACTGATCTCCGTCCGGATCCGATTATGAAGCCTGTGGATCCGGCGCATACCGAGATTTTGTTTAAACCGAAACCGTTCTTTGGCCGATTGGTGTATATTAAGAATAGGGAGAAGATTAAGCCAGAGGACAG ATGCCATAATCCCTTCGCCACCAGAACCATGTCGGCGCCCATCCAAATTTCTTCAG ATATTAGACCCGACATAAATATCTTCTGTGTTTTTAGATATTATTTCGCCGAAAAAAGCGGTTGGGACTATGGCTGGCGTCTCAAAGACACGCCATTCGGCAGCGTCGGCGCGCCGCGGACCGCCAAGGTGTACCGTCTGTTCCGCGACCAGATGAGCCGCGTCGGACCACAACCGGACCCGTACTATTATAACCCGCCGGTGAAAACTATGATGGGGCCTTGCGATGGCTGA
- the LOC134794091 gene encoding thymosin beta isoform X3, translating to MACSVDAPSLKDLPKVATDLKSQLEGFNTSCLKDVDTNEKIVLPSAEDIAQEKIHTALLQGVEQFQTSSLRKTETVEKVVLPNALDVATEKTQKSLFDGIEKFDATRLKHTETQEKNPLPDKDAIEAEKEKNKFLNGIENFDPTKLKHTETCEKNPLPTKDIIEQEKTA from the exons ATGGCCTGCTCAGTCGACGCCCCCTCCCTCAAGGACCTGCCAAAGGTGGCCACAGACCTGAAGAGTCAGCTTGAGGGCTTCAACACCAGCTGCCTCAAGGACGTCGATACTAATGAGAAGATTGTGCTGCCATCTGCTGAAG ACATAGCCCAAGAGAAGATACACACCGCTCTTCTGCAAGGTGTAGAACAGTTTCAAACCTCATCTCTCAGGAAAACAGAAACCGTCGAAAAAGTTGTGCTACCGAACGCACTAG ATGTTGCCACAGAGAAAACTCAAAAGTCCCTATTCGACGGCATTGAGAAATTCGATGCCACAAGGCTGAAACACACCGAGACGCAGGAAAAGAATCCGCTTCCTGACAAAGACG CTATCGAGGCGGAGAAGGAAAAGAACAAATTCCTGAACGGTATCGAGAACTTCGACCCCACCAAGCTGAAGCACACGGAGACGTGCGAGAAGAACCCTCTGCCCACTAAGGACATTATCGAGCAGGAGAAGACCGCCTAG
- the LOC134794091 gene encoding thymosin beta isoform X1, producing the protein MACSVDAPSLKDLPKVATDLKSQLEGFNTSCLKDVDTNEKIVLPSAEDIAQEKIHTALLQGVEQFQTSSLRKTETVEKVVLPNALDVATEKTQKSLFDGIEKFDATRLKHTETQEKNPLPDKDVVAAEKAHQNLLEGVEHFDKAQMKHATTEEKNPLPPQEAIEAEKEKNKFLNGIENFDPTKLKHTETCEKNPLPTKDIIEQEKTA; encoded by the exons ATGGCCTGCTCAGTCGACGCCCCCTCCCTCAAGGACCTGCCAAAGGTGGCCACAGACCTGAAGAGTCAGCTTGAGGGCTTCAACACCAGCTGCCTCAAGGACGTCGATACTAATGAGAAGATTGTGCTGCCATCTGCTGAAG ACATAGCCCAAGAGAAGATACACACCGCTCTTCTGCAAGGTGTAGAACAGTTTCAAACCTCATCTCTCAGGAAAACAGAAACCGTCGAAAAAGTTGTGCTACCGAACGCACTAG ATGTTGCCACAGAGAAAACTCAAAAGTCCCTATTCGACGGCATTGAGAAATTCGATGCCACAAGGCTGAAACACACCGAGACGCAGGAAAAGAATCCGCTTCCTGACAAAGACG TTGTGGCTGCGGAGAAGGCGCACCAAAATCTCCTGGAGGGCGTGGAACACTTCGACAAAGCTCAGATGAAGCACGCAACTACAGAAGAAAAGAATCCCTTGCCGCCACAAGAAG CTATCGAGGCGGAGAAGGAAAAGAACAAATTCCTGAACGGTATCGAGAACTTCGACCCCACCAAGCTGAAGCACACGGAGACGTGCGAGAAGAACCCTCTGCCCACTAAGGACATTATCGAGCAGGAGAAGACCGCCTAG
- the LOC134794091 gene encoding thymosin beta isoform X2, with translation MACSVDAPSLKDLPKVATDLKSQLEGFNTSCLKDVDTNEKIVLPSAEDVATEKTQKSLFDGIEKFDATRLKHTETQEKNPLPDKDVVAAEKAHQNLLEGVEHFDKAQMKHATTEEKNPLPPQEAIEAEKEKNKFLNGIENFDPTKLKHTETCEKNPLPTKDIIEQEKTA, from the exons ATGGCCTGCTCAGTCGACGCCCCCTCCCTCAAGGACCTGCCAAAGGTGGCCACAGACCTGAAGAGTCAGCTTGAGGGCTTCAACACCAGCTGCCTCAAGGACGTCGATACTAATGAGAAGATTGTGCTGCCATCTGCTGAAG ATGTTGCCACAGAGAAAACTCAAAAGTCCCTATTCGACGGCATTGAGAAATTCGATGCCACAAGGCTGAAACACACCGAGACGCAGGAAAAGAATCCGCTTCCTGACAAAGACG TTGTGGCTGCGGAGAAGGCGCACCAAAATCTCCTGGAGGGCGTGGAACACTTCGACAAAGCTCAGATGAAGCACGCAACTACAGAAGAAAAGAATCCCTTGCCGCCACAAGAAG CTATCGAGGCGGAGAAGGAAAAGAACAAATTCCTGAACGGTATCGAGAACTTCGACCCCACCAAGCTGAAGCACACGGAGACGTGCGAGAAGAACCCTCTGCCCACTAAGGACATTATCGAGCAGGAGAAGACCGCCTAG